TGGGTGAAAGAAAGAATTCCAGAAGTGAAGGTTGCATTTGATGAGCTATGCCCTAAGAATGCCCAAATGACTTccggaaaaattcaaaaaatccttGTTTCTCATTGTGCAAATGCGGTCACCAAAGCAATCAAAGAAGAGATGGGTGATTGTCTTTTCTCCGTTCTTATTGATGAGTGCCGTGATATATCGGTGAAAGAACAAATGGCCGTGGTTATTAGGTACGTGTTTAAGCTTTTGAAGTGTCTATGTGCTTTTTGATCATTTTGTTCTATGTGGAGTGGTCAACTAACTATATGACATTTTGTAGGTACTTGAGCAAACAAGGAGAGACTATTGAACGTTTTTTAGGTATTAAGCATGTCCCGGACACAACATCTGCTTCTTTAAAGAAGGCATTGTTGGAGGTTTTTGCTAAACACGGTCTAGTTGTTGCACGACTACGAGGGCAAGGGTATGATGGGGCATCTAATATGAGAGGAGAATTCAATGGCCTTCAGAAGTTAATTCGAGATGAGAACCCATATGCTTTCTATATCCATTGCTTTGCCCACCAACTGCAGTTGGTAGTTGTTGCTGTTTCGAGATGCTGCAAGGGTGTTGAGGATTTTTTTGAATATGTGACCATGATATCTAATCTCAGTACGTCATCTTGCAAGAGGAAGGATAAATTGCTTGACAAGCAAAAACAGGTTCTTTTGGATAAGATTAGGGGAGGTGAGATGCCCACAGGAAGAGGCAAAAATCAAGAAACATCCTTGGTCAGACCTGGAGATACAAGATGGGGCTCTCATTACACAACCTTATCTCGCATTGAATCAATGTGGGATGCAGTCATAGAAGTTTTGGGCATTGTTGAGGATGATGTGCGTGTTCCATGTAGAGCAGGAGGTTTGGTTCATCAAATGGAGACTTTTAGCTTTGTGTTCATCCTGAAGATGATGCTAAAGATCCTTCGTATGACAAATGATTTGTCTCTTCTATTGCAAAAGAAGGATCAAAATGTTGTTCAGGTCGATCATGTTATATGTATCTACTCTGCTTGATATATTTTGTTCATGAAAACATACATGCATCTAAAATTGTAATTGTCTCATTTCAGGCAATGTCATTGGTTACGGATGTGAGAACACGTTTGATCAATTGGAGAAATGATGGTTGGGAGCCACTCTTGGAAGATGTCAAAGCCTTTTGCACCAAAAACGACATTCCAATACCAAATATGGATGACATGTTTACAAAGTGGGGAAAATCAAGAAAAGGTGGACGAAACAATGTCACAGCTGATCATTTTTTTCGTGTGGACACCTTCTATGCTGCCATAGACTCCATCACCACAGAGTTTGATCATCGTTTCAATGAGGTATCTTCAGAGCTGCTCCAGAACTTCTCTTGTCTTGACCCaagaaactccttttctaggttCAATGTGAATAAGCTTGCTAGACTCACAGAGATTTATTGTGAGGATTTCTCAGATTATGAACGTGAACATATAGTTGATAACCTCGAGCTATTCATTATCCATATGAGAAGAATTGAAGAATTTAGAGCTTGTCATGATATTGCAAGCCTAGCTAAAAAgatggttgaacttgaaaggcatgtCATGTTTCCTGCTGTTTATCGCCTCATTGAGTTGTCATTGCTACTACCGGTAGCGACGGCAACAGTTGAAAGAGCTTTCTCATCAATGAAAATCATCAAGACTGAGTTGCGCAGCAAGATGTCTGATAGCTGGCTTAATGACTTGATGGTGTGTTACATTGAGCGAGCGATCTTCAGAAGTATTGATCTTGATAAAATTAAGGAAGATTTTCAGAAGGAAGGTAGGGCACTGCCATTGCCTGGGTCTTCTACACGCCATTAAAAGCTTCATTATCGGTATGTTTTAGGTTGTTTCCTATTGAGACATGTCTACATTTCCATTGTATTTGGTTATTCGTTCGTAGTGTGTATTGTTAGTCAGTGTTGTTACTTGTTAGTGTGTATTGACTCTTTGATTCGCATAAAAAATAAATCTTAGTGAGACTTCGCCACACCTTAAATTTTTTTCATGGTCCGCCTCTGACCTTGGCTACGCATGCATGCGGAGACATGCAAGGGATTAATCTATAGGAGTTCGAATCCCTCCCGTAAACTGAACCTGGGTTAGTTACTCTGCATGCGTGATCGACGGCTCTAGTGTTGAAGGATAATCTGCCGCGTGAGCCTCGACTGATTGGAGATGGAACCCGGCTTGGAATCGAGCACGCGTGCTCTGCACCGCCGCGCGGTGTCCCTGAGCGGGTGCGCCGCCTAGCTCGCGCCTTGGAGCATCTAGGCGTGATCGAGCCTGCCGTCAAGCCATCATCGTCAACGAATCTTGCACCAATTTTCACCAGAATCTGAGAGTCGTCGAATTTGTTTGTAGCTAAAAGAAAAGATGATGTACTGGAATTTCGAAAATTGAAACTAATCTAATCTATGGAACCAATATGATCATTGATCGATCGGGTGCCGTGCCTCCGGGGAGAGGAGATTAATCTCCCCGGAGGCAGCACGCTGCGAAAGTGGTGAAAGGTTCTAGGATCGGCGTCGTTGGACAAAccgctctgataccatgtagaaaacTGTAGGATGGCTAATATTATGTTGTTGtatgttgtattgatctgacccagATGTGAGATATATATAGTGTACAATATGAGAGAGAGAGACTTACAGCAGAGGGCAAGTCGTACATGATTTAACAAGGGCGAGCTCTAGGTGCTCTCACGTAGGCGGGCGACTGCGCGCCATGGGCGGCGCCCACGGGCGCGGCTTTGGGTCTCGTGCGAGGCAGGCGGAAGGAGCACGAGCTGCGCGCGAGATTGAGGTGCTTGGCCCCGTGGCCCGCGTGCATGCGTGCGGCGGCCGGGCGAGTGCTTTCACGGAGGAGCACGGAGTGCAGACTAGTTGCTAGATTAATTCTAGCCGCCGGGAATGCAAGTGAAACACATCGGGCATGAATGATCCGATCTCGTCGAGAGTACACACGCACGCGACGTGTTGCTCCCTGAGTCCCTGGGCTGCACCTTACACGCCGCTGCATACGATCGGATGCGTGGCCAACGCTGTAAGTGGAGATGCGCCCGGAGGTCTTGTCCGAGCTCGCCGCATCGAGCTCCTCCTCCTGCTCAGGCCTCCGGGCGCAGGCTGCAGCTCCGCGGCCCGTGCAACAGGGAGGCCAAGTCACTCGTCTGCCAACGGCATGCCCTGGGTCGTGGAGCTCCTCTGGCCGCTCGAGCGCTTCATCTCCGCCGCATGACCGTCATGGACGACGCTGTCATGGTTCTCATCCAACCTCGCCGCGCCCGGGAGTATTGCGGACACTTGGTGACGTGGACTGTGCTTGAAAAAAAATGACATGGATTGTGACCAgtgttttaaatagccggctatagcttcACTATAGCCCGCTatatagccttttcagcagggtgccgctaaatgaTCGCCTTCATAAATAGCCCGCAATAGCTTCGCTATAGCTGATCTGAATGCCCGCCGCTATTTtcccatagcccgctatttaaaacattgattGTGACACGTGATGGTCAAACCTAGGTGACGTGTCAAGTTTTGATCAAAACCATGTCCACATCAGTTGGAAACCACTCGAAGTGGTATGAGGGACTAAACTAATCCGGTTTGAGAATTTGAGGACTATGTTTTGCCGGTTAAATTCAGGGACCGTTTCTATACTTTCGAAAGAGTTCAGGAACAGAAAATATACTTATCCCATTAAGAAAAGATAGGGTAAATAAACCCATCCATAATCGAATAATCTTAATTAGTTAGGTTAAGCATGTGTGTTTGCCTAATACAAAGTTTATTCCTAAGGTTTCTAAAAAGCTAGCTAACTAACTAGCAAACTAGTGAATCTAGCTAGCTAATAACTGACTACCAAACTAGTatatttttttttttgcgggaaatgaACTTCTCATTCATCAGTCATTATGTTTACATTCAGAAATTACAATGCTAGCTATTTCCATAGGGGAGTTTCGAAGCCAACAGGTTGTGCGCTGTTGCGAGCGCCCCATACAAGCAAGGGTGTGACTCGCTACATTCGCATGTCTGCTGATTTTAGCTAGACTAATGTTTCTTTCATGAGCCAGAATCCTTCTGATCTCATTGACCTGGTTCGCATACAACGCAGCGCAGTCCGTCTCCACAACCAACGACAAATTGGACCAGTGGAGCGCAAGTCGAAGCCCTTCGTCCATGGCCGCCATCTTCGCTTCCAGAGGATCACCGCAATTAAAGAGCACCCGTGTCGCAGGTCGCAGCGAAGATGAACGCTCCTTCATGATCCCGCAGGATCATCCCAGCCCCGGCTGTACCATCCTCTTTCAAGAAAGCACCATCTATATTCAACTTAGCATAATTCACATCAGGGGCCTTCCTTTGCGGCGTTACTGTTATTTCATGTGTGTTCTTTGACGTGCTTCCCAGGTAATCGATCACCTGCTTACCCTTTGTAACGCCCGCTTCAGGATGCTTCCGTATTGCAAGTAGGGAAGTGATATAACTCGAGAGGAAACGGTGCGAGGCCTCAATCGGGGGTTTATAATGTGTGACCTCATTTTTTGCATACCAAATCCTCCACATGATCATCAATGAAGCAAGCTTCTGCACTTCCGGCAATTTATCAAGCAGGCGGAACAGCCACTCTGGCTCAGCATCACGCAGGTCAGCAGTGCTCGGTAACGCCCAGTGCTCTCGCATAGCCTCCCAGAGCGCCGCTGCATGCGGGAAGATTACAAGGGCGTGGTGCACGTCTTCCTTTGCCTGACCACATAACAAGCACGTGGAGTCCACTTCTAGGTGCATGTACATCTTGGTTGCTTGTGTAGCAAGGGCCTCCTGAGCAGCTTGCCAAGCAAAGGCACGAACTTTGGTCGGCGCGTCGTTTTTCCATACCAGGTTCCAAACCGACCTTCGTCCGTCTGGCTGGCGATTCGAGGCGCCAGTATCCCGTTTAGCCATATGTTCCTGCAGACCAAGGTAGTAGGCACTCGTACTAAAAAGCAACCACGCTTGTCTGGGTGCCAAGCAAGGACATCAGAGTCTAACCTGCTCGAGGCCTTGATCTGAAGGATACAATCAATATCCGGTTGATAGAAGTACTGGTTGAGCAGATTAAGGTTCCATGTAC
This DNA window, taken from Triticum aestivum cultivar Chinese Spring chromosome 1D, IWGSC CS RefSeq v2.1, whole genome shotgun sequence, encodes the following:
- the LOC123161666 gene encoding zinc finger MYM-type protein 1-like, whose translation is MEGKGKGLVNPKKRGRDLKKYFEVLGSGSSSQTNPSTRESVNISANVNHQDQVTSMEEEHENLMPTEQVEEQTTDSVEAIVEENVEVHGVEAFRKHVGGPCSIHNISKTACDDFKNQRASVKSKVTTCSKGSLVKYETRVDTSLAIVSYLALQGEPFRGHDESTSSLNKGNFLELLDWVKERIPEVKVAFDELCPKNAQMTSGKIQKILVSHCANAVTKAIKEEMGDCLFSVLIDECRDISVKEQMAVVIRYLSKQGETIERFLGIKHVPDTTSASLKKALLEVFAKHGLVVARLRGQGYDGASNMRGEFNGLQKLIRDENPYAFYIHCFAHQLQLVVVAVSRCCKGVEDFFEYVTMISNLSTSSCKRKDKLLDKQKQVLLDKIRGGEMPTGRGKNQETSLVRPGDTRWGSHYTTLSRIESMWDAVIEVLGIVEDDVRVPCRAGGLVHQMETFSFVFILKMMLKILRMTNDLSLLLQKKDQNVVQAMSLVTDVRTRLINWRNDGWEPLLEDVKAFCTKNDIPIPNMDDMFTKWGKSRKGGRNNVTADHFFRVDTFYAAIDSITTEFDHRFNEVSSELLQNFSCLDPRNSFSRFNVNKLARLTEIYCEDFSDYEREHIVDNLELFIIHMRRIEEFRACHDIASLAKKMVELERHVMFPAVYRLIELSLLLPVATATVERAFSSMKIIKTELRSKMSDSWLNDLMVCYIERAIFRSIDLDKIKEDFQKEGRALPLPGSSTRH